The Pirellulimonas nuda genome includes a region encoding these proteins:
- a CDS encoding metal-sensitive transcriptional regulator, translating into MVPRHSIKPAPAGLRPVLSEDEKSKLANRLRRISGQVAAVHRMMDEDAYCVEILTQIAAANGALGKVGQIILESHIKSCVAAALECGNS; encoded by the coding sequence GTGGTTCCAAGACACTCCATCAAGCCGGCGCCCGCCGGGCTGCGCCCGGTGCTTTCCGAAGACGAAAAGTCAAAGCTCGCCAACCGCCTGCGGCGAATCTCCGGGCAGGTGGCGGCGGTGCACCGGATGATGGACGAAGACGCCTACTGCGTCGAGATCCTCACGCAGATTGCCGCCGCGAACGGCGCGCTCGGCAAGGTCGGGCAGATCATCCTGGAAAGCCACATCAAGTCGTGCGTGGCCGCCGCCCTCGAGTGCGGCAACTCGTAG
- a CDS encoding four-helix bundle copper-binding protein yields the protein MAMNASQSECVEACQACATACLANVVAMLGKKSKNACPKCCLECAAICTLCVQAMTIDAKFASDYCRLCAQVCKWCADECAAHEHDHCQKCAEACRKCAEACQAMAA from the coding sequence ATGGCTATGAACGCTTCTCAATCAGAATGTGTCGAGGCCTGCCAGGCGTGCGCGACCGCTTGCCTAGCGAACGTCGTCGCGATGCTCGGCAAGAAAAGCAAGAACGCCTGCCCCAAGTGCTGCTTGGAGTGCGCCGCGATCTGCACGCTGTGTGTCCAGGCGATGACGATCGACGCCAAGTTCGCTTCAGACTACTGCCGCCTGTGCGCCCAAGTCTGCAAGTGGTGTGCAGACGAATGTGCGGCACACGAGCACGACCATTGCCAGAAGTGCGCCGAGGCGTGCCGCAAGTGCGCCGAGGCTTGTCAAGCGATGGCGGCCTAA